ACCACACCCAGACCGTGGCGATCTCGGTCGGGGTCGCCACCCTGGTCGCCGTGCTGGTGGGCGCCTTCGCCCAGCGCCGGCCGGTCGTGCGCGCGCTCGCGCTGTCGATCACGGGCATCTTCCTGACCATCCCGTCCCTGGCGATGTTCGCGCTGTTCATCCCGGTGTTCGGCATCGGCAACCTGCCGGCGATCGTGGCGCTGATCCTCTACGGGCTGCTGCCGATCCTGCGCAACACGATCACCGGCCTCGACTCGGTGAGCCCCGCGGTCGTGGAGTCCGCGCGCGGCATGGGGATGACGCCGCGCCAGCAGCTGCTGCGGGTGCGGCTGCCCCTGGCCTTCCCCATCGTGATGGCCGGCATCCGCGTCTCCACCCTCCTCATCGTCGGCCTGACCGCGATCGCGGTGCTCGTCGGCGGCGACGGGCTCGGCACCTACATCCAGGACGGGCTCACCCGCATCCGCTTCCCCAACGCCGGCAACTCGGTCGTCGTCGGGGTCGTCTTCACCGTGGGGCTCGGGATCGTGTTCGACACCCTGCTGGCCCTCGTGCAGCGCGTGTTCACGCCGCGCGGCCTGCGCATCTGAAGTCCCCACCACAGATCCATCGAGAGGAACCCATGAGCCCCGAGCCCAAGATCCACCTCGACCGGGTGGGCAAGACCTACCCCGGCACCAAGGTCCCGGCGGTGGAGGACCTGACCCTGGACGTCCACGAGGGCGAGATCCTCGTGCTGGTCGGCCCGTCCGGCTGCGGCAAGAGCACCACCCTGCGCCTGATCAACCGGATGATCGAGCCCAGCAACGGGCGCATCCTGCTCGACGGCGAGGACGTGACCAAGGTCAACCCCGACAAGCTGCGCCGGCGCATCGGCTACGTCATCCAGCAGATCGGCCTCTTCCCGCACCAGACGATCACGCAGAACATCGCGACCGTCCCGCGGATGCTGGGGTGGGACAAGGAACGGATCTCGGAGCGCGTCGAGACGCTGCTGACCACGGTCGGCCTCGACCCCGAGCAGTACCGCGACCGCTTCCCCAAGGAGCTCTCGGGCGGCCAGGCACAGCGCGTCGGGGTGGCCCGGGCGCTCGGCGCCGACCCCGACATCATGCTGATGGACGAGCCCTTCGGGGCCATCGACCCGATCACCCGCGAGCGGCTGCAGAACGAGTTCCTGCGCCTGCAGGGCGAGCTGCGCAAGACCATCGTCTTCGTCACCCACGACATCGACGAGGCCATCAAGATGGGCGACCGGATCGCGATCCTGGGTGAGCGCAGCACGATCCGCCAGATCGACACGCCCGAGCGCATCCTGGCCTACCCCGTGGACGACTTCGTCGACGACTTCATCGGCACCGGCTCGACCATCAAGGGGCTCAACTTCCTCCAGGTCAGCTCGCTGAAGAAGACCACCTACCCCTCGATCACCGACTCCGACCCCTGCGCCACCGGGGTCGCGAAGCTCGACGAGGCGCACATGGACTGGCTGGTGCTCACCGACGCCGAGCGTCGCCCGCTGCGCTGGTTGCACCGCGACGAGCTCGCCACGTCGCCGACGTCGTACGACGGGCTGGGCGAGGACATCGGCGACCAGCTCAGCACCGAGGACAGCCTCTTCCACGCCCTGGAGCTGATGGTCCAGAGCGCCGCCGGCCAGAGCGTCGTCACCGACAACCAGGGCGCCTTCGTCGGCGTCGTGGAGATGTCGCACCTGAACACCGCGATCCGCCGGGCGCAGTACGAGGCGCGGCTGCACTACGAGGAGATGGAGGCGAACGCATGAGCGACGTGGTCCCCGGCGCCATCGCGCTGGCCCGCACCCCGACCCCCACTCCCGAGCCGGACGACGTGTCGCCCGATCCGCGCCGGCGCGGCGCCGCCGAGCTGATCGACCGGCTGGGGCTTTTCGTCGCCCCGGTGCTCATCGCCGCCCTCGCCGGCGCGCTGGCGCTCTACCACCGCGGCCTCGACCTCGA
This Nocardioides dokdonensis FR1436 DNA region includes the following protein-coding sequences:
- a CDS encoding ABC transporter permease translates to MEALTNWFTYVQDNFEYILEETINHTQTVAISVGVATLVAVLVGAFAQRRPVVRALALSITGIFLTIPSLAMFALFIPVFGIGNLPAIVALILYGLLPILRNTITGLDSVSPAVVESARGMGMTPRQQLLRVRLPLAFPIVMAGIRVSTLLIVGLTAIAVLVGGDGLGTYIQDGLTRIRFPNAGNSVVVGVVFTVGLGIVFDTLLALVQRVFTPRGLRI
- a CDS encoding ABC transporter ATP-binding protein, which translates into the protein MSPEPKIHLDRVGKTYPGTKVPAVEDLTLDVHEGEILVLVGPSGCGKSTTLRLINRMIEPSNGRILLDGEDVTKVNPDKLRRRIGYVIQQIGLFPHQTITQNIATVPRMLGWDKERISERVETLLTTVGLDPEQYRDRFPKELSGGQAQRVGVARALGADPDIMLMDEPFGAIDPITRERLQNEFLRLQGELRKTIVFVTHDIDEAIKMGDRIAILGERSTIRQIDTPERILAYPVDDFVDDFIGTGSTIKGLNFLQVSSLKKTTYPSITDSDPCATGVAKLDEAHMDWLVLTDAERRPLRWLHRDELATSPTSYDGLGEDIGDQLSTEDSLFHALELMVQSAAGQSVVTDNQGAFVGVVEMSHLNTAIRRAQYEARLHYEEMEANA